A single region of the Streptomyces sp. NBC_00425 genome encodes:
- the pgl gene encoding 6-phosphogluconolactonase codes for MNTPQLVVHRDKELMAQAAAARLITKIVDAQASRGQASVVLTGGRNGNGLLAALAAAPARDAVDWSRLDLWWGDERFLPEGDPERNDTQAREALLASVPVDPKRVHAMPASDGPHGADVEAAAAAYAEELARAAGPENHGTVPSFDVLMLGVGPDTHVASLFPELPAVRETERTVVGVRGAPKPPPTRVTLTLPAIRAAREVWLLAAGEDKARAAAIALSGAGEIQAPAAGARGRARTLWLLDSAAASQLPRSLYPPASS; via the coding sequence GTGAACACGCCCCAGCTGGTCGTGCACCGCGACAAGGAGCTGATGGCACAGGCCGCCGCGGCCCGTCTGATCACGAAGATCGTGGACGCCCAGGCCTCCCGGGGCCAGGCGTCCGTGGTCCTCACCGGCGGCCGCAACGGCAACGGCCTGCTGGCCGCGCTGGCCGCCGCGCCCGCCCGTGACGCCGTCGACTGGAGCCGTCTCGACCTGTGGTGGGGCGACGAGCGGTTCCTGCCCGAGGGCGACCCGGAGCGCAACGACACGCAGGCCCGTGAGGCCCTGCTGGCCTCCGTCCCGGTGGACCCGAAGCGTGTGCACGCCATGCCCGCGTCGGACGGTCCGCACGGCGCCGACGTGGAGGCGGCCGCGGCCGCCTACGCCGAGGAACTGGCCCGCGCGGCCGGTCCCGAGAACCATGGCACGGTCCCGTCCTTCGACGTGCTGATGCTGGGCGTCGGCCCGGACACCCATGTGGCCTCGCTCTTCCCGGAGCTGCCGGCCGTGCGGGAGACCGAGCGCACGGTGGTGGGCGTGCGCGGCGCGCCCAAGCCCCCGCCGACCCGGGTCACCCTCACCCTCCCGGCGATCCGGGCGGCCCGTGAGGTGTGGCTGCTCGCGGCCGGCGAGGACAAGGCCCGGGCCGCGGCGATCGCCCTGTCCGGAGCGGGCGAGATCCAGGCCCCGGCCGCGGGAGCCCGGGGACGCGCCCGCACCCTGTGGCTGCTGGACTCGGCGGCGGCCTCCCAGCTGCCGAGGTCGCTGTATCCGCCGGCTTCGTCGTAA
- the opcA gene encoding glucose-6-phosphate dehydrogenase assembly protein OpcA: MKTDLTDTTASKINKALVQGRRAIGTPAVGMVLTLVVVTDEENAYDALKAADDASHEHPSRTLVVIKRVSRSSRSRTQSRLDAEVRLGADAGSGETVILRLYGEVSDHAQSVVLPLLLPDAPVVVWWSVDAPRDPAGDPLGALGQRRVTDSYTAEKPVDELRSRAESYEPGDTDLAWARITPWRSMLAAALDQVSCEIVSAEVAGEESNPSVELLAMWLADRLHVHVRRAVSAGPGLTQVRMETTGGPITLHRSDGAMATLALPGQPDRAVALKRRETSELLAEELRRLDPDDTYASALRFGVDRLGGLQSAAERVAERAEAASQPPPSLPVRGVPEPAAADRDSAPAAPAAPAVAAPGSGDADRPSPARMPPVRKADPQ; encoded by the coding sequence ATGAAAACGGACCTCACGGACACCACTGCCAGCAAGATCAACAAGGCGCTGGTGCAGGGCCGCCGTGCGATAGGCACACCCGCCGTCGGCATGGTGCTCACCCTCGTCGTCGTCACGGACGAGGAGAACGCCTACGACGCCCTGAAGGCCGCCGACGACGCGTCGCACGAGCACCCCTCGCGCACACTCGTGGTCATCAAGCGCGTCTCCCGCTCCTCCCGGAGCCGCACCCAGTCCCGCCTCGACGCCGAGGTGCGCCTCGGCGCGGACGCCGGCAGCGGCGAGACGGTCATCCTCCGGCTGTACGGCGAGGTGTCCGACCACGCCCAGTCCGTGGTGCTGCCGCTGCTGCTGCCGGACGCACCCGTCGTGGTCTGGTGGTCGGTGGACGCTCCGCGCGACCCCGCGGGCGACCCCCTGGGCGCCCTGGGCCAGCGCCGGGTCACCGACAGCTACACGGCGGAGAAGCCCGTCGACGAGCTGCGCTCGCGCGCCGAGAGCTACGAGCCGGGCGACACCGACCTCGCGTGGGCCCGGATCACCCCGTGGCGTTCCATGCTGGCCGCCGCGCTCGACCAGGTCAGCTGCGAGATCGTGTCAGCCGAGGTGGCGGGCGAGGAGTCCAACCCGAGCGTCGAGCTGCTCGCCATGTGGCTCGCCGACCGGCTCCACGTGCACGTCCGGCGCGCGGTCTCGGCCGGACCCGGTCTGACCCAGGTGCGGATGGAGACCACCGGAGGCCCCATCACGCTGCACCGGTCGGACGGGGCGATGGCCACCCTGGCGCTGCCCGGCCAGCCGGACCGGGCGGTCGCGCTCAAGCGCCGGGAGACGTCCGAGCTGCTCGCGGAGGAGCTGCGCAGGCTCGACCCCGACGACACGTACGCGTCCGCCCTGCGGTTCGGCGTGGACCGGCTGGGCGGTCTCCAGTCGGCCGCCGAGCGGGTGGCGGAGCGGGCCGAGGCGGCCTCCCAGCCGCCGCCCTCCCTCCCCGTCCGCGGGGTGCCGGAACCGGCTGCCGCCGACCGTGACTCCGCCCCGGCGGCCCCCGCCGCGCCGGCCGTCGCCGCGCCCGGCTCCGGTGACGCCGACCGGCCGTCTCCGGCGCGGATGCCCCCGGTCAGGAAGGCGGATCCGCAGTGA
- the zwf gene encoding glucose-6-phosphate dehydrogenase produces MSSSNPLRDPADRRLPRIAGPSGLVIFGVTGDLSRKKLMPAVYDLANRGLLPPGFSLVGFARREWEHEDFAQEVHDAVKEHARTPFREEVWQQLVQGMRFVQGTFDDDDAFDRLRATIDELDRAQGTGGNFAFYLSVPPRSFPVVIKQLKKHGLADQQNGSWRRAVIEKPFGHDLASAEELNKVVHEVFGSDQVFRIDHYLGKETVQNILALRFANTMFEPIWNRSFVDHVQITMAEDIGIGGRAGYYDGIGAARDVIQNHLLQLMALTAMEEPASFDADALAAEKTKVLGAVRLPKDLGRDTVRGQYAAGWQGGEKAVGYLEEDGIDPKSKTDTYAAVKLGVDNRRWAGVPFYLRTGKRLGRRVTEIAVVFQRAPHSPFDSTATEELGANAIVIRVQPDEGITVRFGSKVPGTSMEIRDVSMDFAYGESFTESSPEAYERLILDVLLGDSNLFPRTEEVELSWKILDPIEQHWDKNGRPAQYPSGTWGPVEADEMLERDGRSWRRP; encoded by the coding sequence TTGTCGAGCAGCAACCCGCTGCGTGACCCCGCCGACCGACGGCTCCCGCGTATCGCGGGGCCGTCGGGCCTGGTCATCTTCGGCGTCACGGGCGATTTGTCCCGGAAGAAGCTCATGCCCGCCGTGTACGACCTCGCGAACCGGGGTCTGCTGCCGCCGGGCTTCTCCCTGGTCGGCTTCGCCCGCCGGGAGTGGGAGCACGAGGACTTCGCGCAGGAGGTCCACGACGCCGTCAAGGAGCACGCCCGCACACCCTTCCGCGAGGAGGTCTGGCAGCAGCTCGTCCAGGGCATGCGCTTCGTGCAGGGCACCTTCGACGACGACGACGCGTTCGACCGGCTGCGCGCCACGATCGACGAACTCGACCGGGCCCAGGGCACGGGCGGCAACTTCGCCTTCTACCTGTCGGTGCCGCCGCGTTCCTTCCCGGTGGTCATCAAGCAGCTGAAGAAGCACGGGCTGGCCGACCAGCAGAACGGCTCCTGGCGACGCGCGGTCATCGAGAAGCCGTTCGGCCACGACCTCGCCTCGGCCGAGGAGCTCAACAAGGTCGTCCACGAGGTCTTCGGCTCGGACCAGGTCTTCCGCATCGACCACTACCTCGGCAAGGAGACCGTCCAGAACATCCTGGCGCTCCGCTTCGCCAACACCATGTTCGAGCCGATCTGGAACCGGTCCTTCGTGGACCACGTGCAGATCACCATGGCGGAGGACATCGGCATCGGCGGCCGGGCCGGCTACTACGACGGCATCGGCGCCGCCCGTGACGTCATCCAGAACCACCTCCTGCAGCTCATGGCGCTGACCGCCATGGAGGAGCCCGCCTCCTTCGACGCCGACGCGCTGGCCGCGGAGAAGACCAAGGTGCTCGGCGCCGTCCGGCTGCCGAAGGACCTGGGCCGCGACACCGTGCGCGGTCAGTACGCGGCGGGCTGGCAGGGCGGCGAGAAGGCCGTCGGCTATCTCGAAGAGGACGGCATCGACCCCAAGTCGAAGACCGACACCTACGCGGCCGTCAAGCTGGGAGTGGACAACCGCCGCTGGGCGGGCGTCCCGTTCTACCTGCGCACCGGCAAGCGGCTCGGCCGGCGCGTCACCGAGATCGCGGTCGTCTTCCAGCGGGCCCCGCACTCGCCCTTCGACTCCACGGCCACCGAGGAGCTCGGGGCGAACGCCATCGTCATCCGGGTCCAGCCCGACGAGGGCATCACGGTCCGCTTCGGCTCCAAGGTGCCCGGCACCTCCATGGAGATCCGGGACGTGTCGATGGACTTCGCCTACGGCGAGTCCTTCACCGAGTCCTCGCCCGAGGCGTACGAGCGGCTGATCCTGGACGTGCTGCTGGGCGACTCGAACCTCTTCCCCCGCACGGAGGAGGTCGAGCTGTCCTGGAAGATCCTCGACCCGATCGAGCAGCACTGGGACAAGAACGGCAGGCCCGCGCAGTACCCGTCGGGCACCTGGGGGCCGGTCGAGGCCGACGAGATGCTCGAGCGAGACGGACGGAGCTGGCGCCGGCCATGA
- the tal gene encoding transaldolase — MTDALKRLSEEGVAIWLDDLSRKRITSGNLAELIDQQHVVGVTTNPSIFQKAISQGDGYDQQLSDLASRGVTVEEAIRMITTADVRDAADILRPVFDATGGQDGRVSIEVDPRLAHHTKPTVAEAKQLAWLVDRPNTLIKIPATMGGLPAITEVIGLGISVNVTLIFSLERYRQVMDAYLSGLEQAKDRGLDLSKIHSVASFFVSRVDTEIDKRLDALGTDEAKAARGKAGLANARLAYQAYEEVFAGERWAALEKAGANKQRPLWASTGVKDPAYKDTLYVDDLVAPNTVNTMPEATLFAAEDHGDITGNTVAGTYEQARAEIDAVEKLGISYDEVVQLLEDEGVDKFEASWNDLLKSTEAELQRLAPSKG, encoded by the coding sequence ATGACAGACGCACTCAAGCGCCTCTCCGAGGAGGGCGTCGCGATCTGGCTGGACGACCTGTCGCGCAAGCGGATCACGTCCGGCAACCTCGCCGAGCTGATCGACCAGCAGCACGTCGTGGGCGTCACCACCAACCCGTCGATCTTCCAGAAGGCGATCTCCCAGGGCGACGGCTACGACCAGCAGCTCTCCGACCTCGCCTCCCGCGGGGTCACGGTCGAAGAGGCCATCCGCATGATCACGACGGCGGACGTCCGCGACGCCGCCGACATCCTGCGCCCGGTCTTCGACGCCACCGGCGGCCAGGACGGCCGGGTGTCCATCGAGGTGGACCCGCGCCTCGCACACCACACCAAGCCGACGGTCGCCGAGGCCAAGCAGCTCGCCTGGCTGGTCGACCGCCCCAACACGCTGATCAAGATCCCGGCCACCATGGGCGGCCTGCCGGCCATCACCGAGGTGATCGGCCTGGGCATCAGCGTCAACGTCACGCTGATCTTCTCCCTCGAGCGCTACCGCCAGGTCATGGACGCCTACCTGTCCGGCCTGGAGCAGGCCAAGGACCGCGGCCTGGACCTGTCGAAGATCCACTCCGTGGCGTCCTTCTTCGTCTCCCGCGTGGACACCGAGATCGACAAGCGCCTCGACGCGCTCGGCACCGACGAGGCCAAGGCCGCCCGCGGCAAGGCCGGCCTCGCCAACGCCCGCCTCGCCTACCAGGCGTACGAGGAGGTCTTCGCCGGCGAGCGCTGGGCCGCGCTGGAGAAGGCGGGCGCGAACAAGCAGCGTCCGCTGTGGGCCTCCACCGGTGTGAAGGACCCCGCGTACAAGGACACCCTGTACGTGGACGACCTGGTGGCGCCGAACACGGTGAACACCATGCCGGAGGCGACCCTGTTCGCGGCCGAGGACCACGGCGACATCACCGGCAACACCGTCGCCGGCACCTACGAGCAGGCCCGCGCCGAGATCGACGCCGTCGAGAAGCTGGGCATCTCCTACGACGAGGTGGTGCAGCTCCTCGAGGACGAGGGCGTCGACAAGTTCGAGGCGTCCTGGAACGACCTGCTCAAGTCGACCGAGGCGGAGCTCCAGCGCCTCGCCCCCTCGAAGGGCTGA
- the tkt gene encoding transketolase encodes MSTKPTTTDLEWTELDQRAVDTARVLAADAVQKVGNGHPGTAMSLAPAAYTLFQKVMRHDPADADWVGRDRFVLSAGHSSLTLYTQLYLAGFGLELDDLKAFRTWGSKTPGHPEYGHTTGVETTTGPLGQGVANAVGMAMAARYERGLFDPDAPVGESPFDHFVYAIAGDGCLQEGISAEASSMAGHQKLGNLVLLWDDNHISIEGDTETAVSEDTVKRYEAYGWHVQRVAPKPDGDLDPHALYDAIEAAKLVTDKPSFIAMRSIIAWPAPNAQNTEAAHGSALGDDEVAATKRVLGFDPEQSFEVADEVIGHTRGALDRGQAARAVWEKSFQQWRDNNPDRAAEFDRVAAGELPAGWEEKLPVFEPGKGVATRAASGKVLQALGSVIPELWGGSADLAGSNNTTIDKTSSFLPEGNPLPEASPYGRTIHFGIREHSMAAEMNGIALHGNTRVYGGTFLVFSDYMRNAVRLSALMHVPVTYVWTHDSIGLGEDGPTHQPVEHLASLRAIPGLNVVRPADANETAIAWREILKRWTKVFGKGAPHGLVLTRQGVPTYEPNEDTAKGGYILFEASTGSPEVILLATGSEVHVAVEARERLEADGVPTRVVSMPSVEWFEEQDQGYRDSVLPPSVRARVSVEAGIGLTWHKYVGDAGRIVSLEHFGASADGKVLFQEYGFTAENVAAQARESLAAAQR; translated from the coding sequence GTGAGCACCAAGCCGACCACCACAGACCTCGAGTGGACCGAGCTGGACCAGCGGGCCGTGGACACCGCCCGCGTCCTGGCCGCCGACGCCGTACAGAAGGTCGGCAACGGCCATCCCGGTACGGCGATGAGCCTGGCGCCTGCCGCGTACACCCTCTTCCAGAAGGTGATGCGACACGACCCGGCGGACGCCGACTGGGTCGGCCGCGACCGCTTCGTGCTGTCCGCGGGCCACTCGTCCCTGACGCTGTACACCCAGCTGTACCTGGCCGGTTTCGGCCTGGAGCTGGACGACCTGAAGGCGTTCCGCACCTGGGGCTCGAAGACCCCGGGACACCCGGAGTACGGCCACACCACGGGCGTCGAGACGACGACCGGCCCGCTGGGCCAGGGTGTCGCCAACGCCGTCGGCATGGCGATGGCCGCGCGCTACGAGCGCGGGCTGTTCGACCCCGACGCCCCGGTCGGCGAATCGCCGTTCGACCACTTCGTGTACGCCATCGCCGGTGACGGCTGCCTCCAGGAGGGCATCTCCGCCGAGGCGTCCTCGATGGCCGGCCACCAGAAGCTCGGCAACCTGGTCCTGCTGTGGGACGACAACCACATCTCGATCGAGGGCGACACCGAGACGGCCGTCTCCGAGGACACGGTGAAGCGGTACGAGGCGTACGGCTGGCACGTGCAGCGCGTCGCCCCCAAGCCGGACGGCGACCTGGACCCGCACGCCCTCTACGACGCCATCGAGGCCGCGAAGCTGGTGACGGACAAGCCGTCCTTCATCGCGATGCGCTCGATCATCGCCTGGCCCGCGCCGAACGCGCAGAACACCGAGGCCGCGCACGGCTCGGCGCTCGGCGACGACGAGGTCGCCGCGACCAAGCGCGTCCTGGGCTTCGACCCGGAGCAGTCCTTCGAGGTCGCCGACGAGGTCATCGGGCACACCCGTGGCGCCCTGGACCGCGGCCAGGCGGCCCGCGCCGTGTGGGAGAAGTCGTTCCAGCAGTGGCGGGACAACAACCCCGACCGCGCCGCCGAGTTCGACCGCGTCGCCGCGGGCGAGCTGCCCGCCGGCTGGGAGGAGAAGCTCCCGGTCTTCGAACCCGGCAAGGGCGTCGCCACCCGTGCCGCGTCCGGCAAGGTGCTCCAGGCGCTCGGCTCGGTCATCCCCGAGCTGTGGGGCGGCTCCGCCGACCTCGCCGGCTCCAACAACACGACGATCGACAAGACGTCGTCGTTCCTCCCCGAGGGCAACCCGCTGCCCGAGGCGAGCCCGTACGGCCGCACGATCCACTTCGGCATCCGCGAGCACTCCATGGCCGCGGAGATGAACGGCATCGCGCTGCACGGCAACACGCGCGTCTACGGCGGCACGTTCCTCGTGTTCTCCGACTACATGCGCAACGCCGTCCGGCTGTCCGCCCTGATGCACGTGCCGGTCACCTACGTGTGGACGCACGACTCCATCGGCCTCGGCGAGGACGGCCCCACCCACCAGCCGGTCGAGCACCTCGCGTCGCTGCGCGCCATCCCCGGCCTGAACGTGGTCCGCCCGGCCGACGCCAACGAGACCGCGATCGCCTGGCGCGAGATCCTCAAGCGGTGGACGAAGGTCTTCGGCAAGGGCGCCCCGCACGGTCTGGTCCTCACCCGTCAGGGCGTGCCGACCTACGAGCCCAACGAGGACACCGCCAAGGGCGGCTACATCCTCTTCGAGGCCTCCACGGGATCGCCGGAGGTGATCCTCCTCGCGACCGGCTCCGAGGTGCACGTCGCCGTCGAGGCGCGCGAGCGGCTGGAAGCCGACGGCGTGCCCACCCGGGTGGTCTCCATGCCGTCCGTGGAGTGGTTCGAGGAGCAGGACCAGGGGTACCGGGACAGCGTCCTGCCCCCGTCCGTCAGGGCCCGCGTGTCGGTCGAGGCCGGTATCGGCCTCACCTGGCACAAGTACGTCGGCGACGCCGGCCGCATCGTTTCCCTGGAGCACTTCGGTGCTTCCGCCGACGGCAAGGTCCTCTTCCAGGAGTACGGCTTCACTGCCGAGAACGTGGCGGCTCAGGCGCGGGAATCCCTCGCCGCCGCCCAGCGCTGA
- a CDS encoding heme o synthase: MCVTAVESRPVGIVGASQSPSRRPVGARVKAFVALTKPRIIELLLITTVPVMFLAQQGVPDLGLVVLTCLGGYLSAGGANALNMYIDRDIDALMDRTSQRPLVTGMVSPRECLAFGITLAVVSTLLFGLTVNWLSAWLALGALLFYVVVYTMILKRRTSQNIVWGGIAGCMPVLIGWSAVTNSVSWAPVVLFLVMFFWTPPHYWPLSMKVKDDYARVGVPMLPVVASNKAVAKQIVLYSWVMVGVSLLLQPLGYTGWFYTAVALLAGGWWLWEAHGLQNRAKAEATGGKLKEMRLFHWSITYVSLLFVAVAVDPFLR; this comes from the coding sequence GTGTGCGTGACGGCCGTTGAATCCCGTCCAGTGGGGATTGTCGGGGCGAGTCAGAGCCCGAGCCGGCGGCCGGTCGGGGCCCGGGTCAAGGCGTTCGTGGCGCTGACCAAGCCGCGGATCATCGAACTGCTGCTGATCACCACCGTCCCGGTGATGTTCCTGGCGCAGCAGGGCGTTCCGGACCTCGGCCTGGTGGTTCTGACCTGCCTGGGCGGATACCTGTCCGCGGGCGGCGCGAACGCGCTGAACATGTACATCGACCGTGACATCGACGCGCTGATGGACCGCACCTCGCAGCGTCCGCTGGTCACCGGGATGGTCAGCCCGCGTGAATGCCTCGCCTTCGGAATCACCCTCGCGGTGGTCTCGACCCTGCTGTTCGGCCTGACCGTCAACTGGCTGTCGGCCTGGCTCGCCCTCGGCGCGCTCCTCTTCTACGTCGTCGTCTACACGATGATCCTCAAGCGGCGCACCTCGCAGAACATCGTGTGGGGCGGCATCGCCGGCTGTATGCCGGTCCTGATCGGCTGGTCGGCCGTGACGAACTCGGTGTCCTGGGCGCCGGTCGTCCTGTTCCTCGTCATGTTCTTCTGGACGCCGCCGCACTACTGGCCGCTGTCCATGAAGGTCAAGGACGACTACGCGCGCGTCGGCGTGCCGATGCTGCCGGTCGTCGCCTCCAACAAGGCCGTCGCCAAGCAGATCGTCCTCTACAGCTGGGTGATGGTCGGCGTCTCGCTGCTGCTGCAGCCGCTGGGCTACACCGGCTGGTTCTACACCGCGGTCGCGCTGCTGGCTGGCGGCTGGTGGCTGTGGGAGGCGCACGGACTGCAGAACCGGGCGAAGGCTGAGGCCACGGGCGGCAAGCTGAAGGAGATGCGGCTGTTCCACTGGTCCATCACCTATGTGTCGCTGCTCTTCGTGGCGGTCGCGGTGGACCCCTTCCTGCGGTAG
- a CDS encoding amidohydrolase family protein, with amino-acid sequence MIETPSLVDQYCHGVLRTELGLGTFEAQLALSSGPPAPGTTLFDTQTGFAVRRWCPPLLGLEPHAPPARYLARRRELGALEAGRRLLRGSGITTYLVDTGLPGDLTGPGELASTGAAEAREIVRLELLAEQVADTSGTVESFLANLAEAVHGAAANAVAFTSVAGLRHGLALAPEPPGPGEVRGAAGRWLAARRVGGELSDPVLLRHLLWSAVASELPLQLHAGLGAPGARIDRTDPVLLTDFVRATAGLGTDLVLLHGYPYHRHAAHLAGVFPHVYADSGAALVRTGARAATVLAEILELAPFGKILFSTGAHGLPELHVVGARLFREALARVLGGWVAEGAWSPGDAQRVAALIAAGNARRVYRLG; translated from the coding sequence ATGATCGAAACGCCGTCCTTGGTGGACCAGTACTGCCACGGCGTCCTGCGAACGGAGCTGGGTCTCGGCACCTTCGAGGCCCAGCTGGCTCTGTCCTCGGGCCCGCCGGCCCCCGGCACGACACTGTTCGACACTCAGACGGGGTTCGCGGTGCGCCGCTGGTGCCCCCCGCTGCTCGGCCTGGAACCGCACGCGCCGCCCGCGCGCTACCTCGCCCGGCGTCGTGAACTCGGCGCACTGGAGGCGGGCCGCCGGCTGCTGCGCGGCAGCGGCATCACGACGTACCTGGTCGACACGGGCCTGCCGGGCGATCTCACCGGACCGGGCGAGCTGGCCTCCACGGGCGCCGCCGAGGCCCGCGAGATCGTGCGTCTGGAACTTCTCGCCGAGCAGGTCGCCGACACCTCCGGCACCGTCGAGTCCTTCCTGGCGAATCTCGCCGAGGCGGTCCACGGTGCCGCCGCGAACGCCGTGGCGTTCACCTCCGTCGCGGGCCTGCGGCACGGCCTCGCGCTCGCGCCCGAGCCGCCGGGACCGGGGGAGGTGCGCGGCGCGGCGGGCCGCTGGCTGGCCGCGCGCAGGGTCGGCGGCGAGCTGAGCGACCCGGTGCTGCTGCGGCATCTGCTGTGGAGTGCCGTCGCCTCCGAACTCCCCCTGCAACTGCACGCGGGCCTCGGGGCGCCGGGCGCGCGGATCGACCGCACCGACCCCGTCCTGCTCACCGACTTCGTCCGCGCCACCGCCGGCCTCGGCACCGATCTGGTCCTGCTCCACGGCTACCCCTACCACCGGCACGCCGCCCACCTCGCGGGGGTCTTCCCGCACGTGTACGCCGACTCCGGGGCCGCCCTCGTCAGGACCGGCGCCCGCGCGGCGACCGTCCTCGCGGAGATCCTGGAGCTGGCGCCCTTCGGGAAGATCCTCTTCTCCACCGGCGCACACGGGCTGCCCGAACTGCACGTGGTCGGGGCCCGGCTGTTCCGCGAGGCGCTGGCGCGGGTGCTGGGCGGCTGGGTCGCGGAGGGCGCCTGGTCGCCCGGGGACGCGCAGCGGGTGGCCGCACTGATCGCGGCCGGCAACGCCCGCAGGGTGTACCGACTGGGCTGA
- a CDS encoding COX15/CtaA family protein, translating into MGRVLNVTRADAVAAVRNPLAFIAARWTPAPRTVRRAALFALVMSVVIVVTGGAVRLTGSGLGCPTWPKCTDDSLTTTSAMGFHGAIEFGNRMLTYVLCAAVGWAIIAARSEKPYRRSLTRLGWAQFWLVMSNAVLGGIVVLVGLNPYTVAAHFLAASALIAVAAVMWQRAKEGDGEPRPLVGRPVQQLVWFLVLASILLIAVGTVVTGAGPHAGDSSEVARMPLDWETVAKLHAVLAWIVVTLTFALWFILKAVDAPKSPLDRTRDLFLVLLSQGVIGYVQYFTDLPEILVGLHMLGSCLVWIAVLRVPLALRERAGTATTGLPHPAPEATEATAGSTRA; encoded by the coding sequence ATGGGACGCGTGCTGAACGTGACCCGTGCCGACGCCGTAGCCGCCGTGCGCAACCCCCTCGCCTTCATCGCCGCACGCTGGACCCCCGCTCCCCGGACGGTTCGGCGGGCGGCTCTCTTCGCGCTCGTGATGTCGGTGGTGATCGTGGTCACCGGCGGCGCCGTCCGGCTCACGGGCTCCGGCCTCGGCTGCCCGACCTGGCCCAAGTGCACCGACGACTCGCTCACCACGACGAGCGCGATGGGCTTCCACGGCGCCATCGAGTTCGGCAACCGCATGCTGACGTACGTGCTGTGCGCGGCCGTCGGCTGGGCGATCATCGCCGCGCGCTCGGAGAAGCCGTACCGCCGCAGCCTGACCCGGCTGGGCTGGGCGCAGTTCTGGCTGGTGATGAGCAACGCCGTGCTCGGCGGGATCGTCGTGCTCGTCGGACTCAACCCGTACACGGTCGCGGCGCACTTCCTGGCCGCCTCGGCGCTGATCGCGGTCGCCGCGGTGATGTGGCAGCGCGCCAAGGAGGGCGACGGGGAGCCCCGCCCGCTGGTCGGCAGGCCCGTACAGCAGCTGGTGTGGTTCCTGGTCCTCGCCTCGATCCTGCTGATCGCCGTGGGCACGGTGGTCACCGGCGCGGGACCGCACGCCGGCGACTCCAGCGAGGTCGCGCGGATGCCGCTGGACTGGGAGACGGTGGCCAAGCTGCACGCCGTGCTCGCCTGGATCGTGGTGACGCTGACGTTCGCCCTGTGGTTCATCCTCAAGGCGGTGGACGCCCCGAAGAGCCCGCTGGACCGTACCCGGGACCTGTTCCTGGTGCTGCTCTCCCAGGGCGTCATCGGCTACGTTCAGTACTTCACCGACCTCCCCGAGATCCTGGTCGGACTGCACATGCTCGGCTCGTGCCTGGTGTGGATCGCCGTCCTGCGGGTGCCGCTGGCGCTGCGCGAACGCGCCGGGACGGCGACCACCGGCCTGCCGCACCCGGCACCGGAGGCGACGGAGGCGACGGCCGGCAGCACGCGCGCCTGA
- a CDS encoding ABC transporter permease, whose translation MIAAQAALETRMLLRNGEQLLLTVVIPTLLLVLFSTVDVVDTGAGEAVDFLAPGILALAVMSTAFTGQAIATGFERRYGVLKRLASSPLPRWGLMTAKTLSVLVTEVLQVILLTGIAFALGWSPHGDPAAVVLLLVAGTAAFSGLGLLMAGTLKAEATLAAANLVFLLLLVGGGVIVPLDKFPPGAQDVLGLLPVTALSDGLRDVLQHGAGTPWGDLGILAVWAVVGLAAAGRFFRWE comes from the coding sequence ATGATCGCGGCCCAGGCCGCGCTGGAGACGAGGATGCTGCTGCGCAACGGCGAGCAGCTGCTGCTCACCGTGGTGATCCCGACGCTCCTGCTGGTGCTGTTCAGCACGGTGGACGTCGTCGACACCGGCGCGGGCGAGGCGGTGGACTTCCTCGCCCCCGGCATCCTGGCGCTCGCCGTGATGTCGACGGCCTTCACCGGCCAGGCCATCGCCACCGGGTTCGAGCGCCGCTACGGGGTGCTGAAGCGGCTCGCCTCCTCCCCGCTGCCCCGCTGGGGCCTGATGACGGCGAAGACCCTGTCGGTGCTGGTCACCGAGGTCCTCCAGGTGATCCTGCTGACGGGGATCGCCTTCGCGCTGGGCTGGAGTCCGCACGGCGACCCGGCGGCCGTCGTGCTGCTCCTGGTCGCCGGGACGGCCGCCTTCTCCGGCCTCGGCCTGCTGATGGCGGGCACCCTGAAGGCGGAGGCGACGCTGGCCGCGGCGAACCTCGTGTTCCTGCTGCTGCTGGTGGGCGGCGGGGTGATCGTGCCCCTGGACAAGTTCCCGCCCGGCGCGCAGGACGTGCTCGGGCTGCTGCCCGTCACCGCGCTCTCGGACGGCCTGCGCGACGTGCTCCAGCACGGCGCGGGAACGCCCTGGGGCGACCTCGGGATCCTGGCGGTCTGGGCCGTCGTGGGGCTCGCCGCGGCCGGCCGGTTCTTCCGCTGGGAATAG